A genomic window from Cloacibacillus evryensis DSM 19522 includes:
- a CDS encoding citrate lyase subunit alpha has translation MRLLISSYASKLIEASPYFKEGISFQTGAGGIPLAVTAFMKEAMIKKGIKGSFGLGGITGYFVELLKEGLVDKLMDVQSFDLDAVRSIRENPNHIEISADWYANPWNCGAAVNMLDVVILGATEVDTDFNANVNTEADGALLHGTGGHQDTAAGAKLTIIAQPLLRGRIPCVTDKVYNVTTPGEVIDAIVTEYGVTINPKRKDLLEAVSGLKGLPVISMEELEARAKKMSGPTDPVATTDRIIGVVEWRDGTVIDVVRQLKK, from the coding sequence TTGCGGCTCCTCATCTCCAGCTACGCCTCCAAACTCATAGAAGCCAGCCCCTACTTCAAAGAAGGCATATCATTCCAGACCGGAGCCGGAGGAATCCCCCTGGCAGTGACCGCCTTCATGAAAGAAGCCATGATCAAAAAAGGCATCAAAGGCAGCTTCGGCCTTGGAGGAATCACCGGCTACTTCGTCGAACTCCTCAAAGAGGGGTTAGTGGACAAACTCATGGACGTCCAGTCATTCGACCTCGACGCCGTCAGATCCATCAGAGAAAACCCCAACCACATAGAAATCTCGGCCGACTGGTACGCCAACCCGTGGAACTGCGGGGCGGCGGTAAACATGCTTGACGTCGTGATACTGGGGGCGACCGAAGTAGACACCGACTTCAACGCCAACGTCAACACCGAAGCCGACGGAGCGCTGCTCCACGGCACCGGAGGGCATCAGGACACCGCGGCGGGAGCCAAACTGACGATCATAGCGCAGCCGTTGCTAAGAGGCAGAATCCCCTGCGTGACAGACAAAGTCTACAACGTCACCACGCCGGGAGAAGTGATAGACGCCATAGTCACCGAATACGGAGTGACGATCAACCCCAAGAGAAAAGACCTCTTAGAGGCAGTCTCCGGTCTCAAAGGACTTCCCGTCATCAGCATGGAAGAACTCGAAGCGCGAGCGAAAAAAATGTCCGGCCCGACCGACCCCGTGGCGACCACAGACAGAATAATCGGAGTAGTCGAGTGGAGGGACGGCACCGTTATCGACGTCGTCAGACAGCTGAAAAAATAA
- the citD gene encoding citrate lyase acyl carrier protein, producing MKTSQAGTLESMDCLVTLTEAESGAGIKITITGASAARFKSAMEKKITETLEELGVKDIEAAVQDNGALDIVLGARVEAAYKRLLKQKGEDK from the coding sequence ATGAAGACATCCCAGGCCGGCACGCTCGAGTCAATGGACTGCCTCGTGACGCTCACCGAGGCGGAGTCGGGAGCCGGGATCAAGATAACAATAACGGGAGCGAGCGCGGCCCGCTTCAAAAGCGCGATGGAAAAGAAAATAACCGAGACCCTGGAAGAACTCGGCGTAAAAGACATCGAAGCCGCCGTGCAGGACAACGGAGCGCTCGACATCGTCCTCGGCGCGCGGGTCGAAGCCGCTTACAAAAGACTGCTGAAACAGAAGGGGGAAGACAAATAA
- a CDS encoding Bug family tripartite tricarboxylate transporter substrate binding protein, translated as MKKLVVLSILVLSLLINVFAVPSRLSAAEWPQSKVTLLIPFKAGGSSDSMGRGLAKYWEKYLGVPIVIDNRDGASSQVGTTIYSRLPADGNTIYLGCQVYFSSNIITHNAKYKFDQFDVLNIQQEDAIEIVVLNNSQYKDAKSLFKAIKEKPGTLKCGYIAGGPQNIAASILRKEHGLDFKSVTYDNGNALRTALLGEHLDFMIGNSSGDISVAGKAKVLVILGVKRSGLFPGAPTFSEVFEGKQFPALSMSTFVAVHSDLKKKYPERYKKLLDTYQQALKDPDYKKFLVDSKQDPINQYIGPEKSKTVNKAIHELVEKYKDELVVKH; from the coding sequence ATGAAAAAGCTAGTGGTGTTAAGTATTCTTGTTTTGTCATTACTCATCAATGTGTTTGCTGTGCCAAGTCGGCTCAGTGCGGCGGAATGGCCTCAGAGTAAAGTCACATTGCTTATCCCGTTCAAGGCAGGCGGTTCTTCTGATTCTATGGGACGCGGCCTTGCAAAATATTGGGAGAAATATCTTGGCGTGCCTATCGTGATAGATAATAGAGACGGAGCGTCAAGCCAGGTGGGTACCACTATATATTCAAGGCTCCCGGCCGATGGTAATACAATATACTTAGGCTGCCAGGTCTATTTCAGTTCTAATATCATTACGCATAATGCCAAGTACAAATTTGATCAATTTGATGTCCTCAATATTCAGCAGGAAGATGCGATAGAGATCGTTGTGTTGAATAATTCGCAGTATAAAGATGCGAAATCTCTTTTTAAAGCGATAAAGGAGAAGCCGGGGACATTAAAGTGCGGGTATATTGCAGGAGGCCCTCAAAATATAGCGGCCTCGATCCTGAGGAAAGAACATGGTTTGGATTTTAAGTCTGTCACATATGACAATGGCAATGCTTTGAGAACTGCTTTGCTCGGCGAACATCTGGATTTCATGATTGGAAATTCAAGCGGAGATATTTCTGTTGCAGGAAAGGCGAAGGTTTTGGTAATACTGGGTGTTAAAAGAAGCGGGCTCTTCCCTGGCGCGCCTACGTTTTCTGAAGTATTTGAAGGCAAGCAGTTCCCCGCTCTATCTATGAGCACGTTTGTCGCTGTACATTCAGATCTGAAAAAAAAATATCCCGAAAGATATAAAAAATTACTTGATACTTACCAGCAGGCTTTGAAGGATCCTGATTATAAAAAGTTCCTTGTCGATTCAAAACAGGATCCGATCAATCAATATATCGGGCCTGAAAAGAGTAAAACTGTGAACAAAGCCATACATGAATTAGTGGAAAAATACAAGGACGAACTTGTAGTAAAACATTAA
- a CDS encoding tripartite tricarboxylate transporter TctB family protein, which produces MYRFIAPLFVPSVVLALSAAYYMESVNVDPIDKILIKPVCLSILAFYLYFIAVEYVRYKKRFQVPCKEGGADCHTKIKIPYKEMLIIGMTALYVWIIQYLGFVVTSIFFMAAMLYILNVRKLWVVCCFSVASSAILYIAFKVVLMVPLPGGILGF; this is translated from the coding sequence ATGTACAGATTCATAGCTCCGCTTTTTGTGCCAAGCGTTGTCCTTGCTCTGTCTGCCGCATATTATATGGAAAGCGTAAACGTTGATCCAATCGATAAAATCTTGATAAAACCAGTATGTCTGTCGATTTTAGCTTTCTATTTGTATTTTATAGCAGTTGAATATGTCCGTTATAAAAAAAGGTTCCAGGTTCCCTGCAAGGAGGGCGGCGCTGATTGTCATACTAAGATAAAAATACCTTATAAAGAGATGCTGATTATTGGTATGACTGCCCTTTATGTATGGATTATCCAGTACCTTGGATTTGTAGTCACAAGTATTTTTTTCATGGCGGCAATGCTTTATATCCTCAATGTGCGCAAACTTTGGGTAGTTTGTTGTTTTTCTGTCGCCAGTTCCGCCATTTTATATATTGCATTTAAGGTTGTTCTCATGGTGCCACTTCCCGGTGGCATCTTAGGTTTTTAG
- the yqeB gene encoding selenium-dependent molybdenum cofactor biosynthesis protein YqeB has product MRNGKTAVVRGGGDLATGIIYRLWRVGYSVLALETALPLVVRRTVSVASAVFDGRAKVEDMSAVLIGSMKEYDPASDVIQVLVDPEGRSIREVKPDILVDAVMAKKNIGTTKDMAPTVIAVGPGFSAPGDVDAVIETKRGHTLGRVIRDGSAIPNTGVPGIIKGYGTERLLRAPADGYLLPVRKIGDEVSVGEVVGYVGGVEVCARVDGVLRGLIHPRVRVTNGLKIGDVDPRGDPSHCWSITDKALAIAGGVLEVIMSRDSNGK; this is encoded by the coding sequence ATGAGAAATGGTAAAACGGCTGTCGTCAGGGGCGGCGGCGACCTTGCGACGGGAATAATATACCGGCTGTGGAGAGTCGGATACTCCGTGCTGGCGCTGGAGACGGCGCTGCCGCTGGTCGTACGCCGAACCGTCTCCGTGGCCTCCGCCGTATTTGACGGCAGGGCAAAGGTCGAAGACATGTCCGCCGTGCTCATCGGCTCCATGAAAGAATACGACCCCGCGTCCGACGTCATACAGGTGCTCGTCGACCCCGAGGGCCGGTCGATAAGGGAAGTCAAGCCGGACATCCTCGTCGACGCCGTCATGGCAAAGAAAAATATCGGCACAACCAAGGATATGGCGCCCACCGTCATCGCCGTCGGCCCCGGCTTCAGCGCGCCGGGCGACGTCGATGCCGTGATAGAAACGAAGCGCGGACACACTCTCGGACGCGTCATCAGGGATGGCAGCGCCATCCCCAACACCGGCGTGCCGGGAATAATAAAGGGCTACGGCACGGAACGGCTGCTGCGCGCGCCGGCAGACGGCTATTTGCTGCCGGTACGGAAAATCGGCGACGAAGTCTCCGTCGGCGAAGTCGTCGGCTACGTGGGCGGCGTCGAGGTCTGCGCGCGCGTTGACGGTGTGCTGCGCGGCCTCATCCACCCGCGCGTGCGCGTCACGAATGGGCTCAAAATAGGTGACGTCGACCCGCGCGGCGACCCGTCGCACTGCTGGAGCATAACGGACAAAGCGCTCGCGATTGCGGGCGGGGTCCTTGAAGTGATAATGAGCCGGGACAGCAACGGCAAATAA
- a CDS encoding HpcH/HpaI aldolase/citrate lyase family protein has protein sequence MRRTMLYLPGNNPNMLTRGYLFGSDGVVLDLEDAVAMVEKDTARILVSKYLKQGEFGSCYVSVRINGVDTEYWKDDLAAIVPNKRLDGIRVPKVEDAGTVKIIDEELSRLEEKNGLPVGKLTLHCLLETAHGIWNAYEIAKASPRIEAIIPGGEDLRADLKTNRSDDSTELEWARRMLVFAARAAGVEPLDTVFPRITDDEGLRKETEFIKQLGFSGKSIIHPNQIKIIHDIFTPTEAEIAKAQKIIAAAKEAAERGQGAVTVDGKMVDIPVVKRAEYTLVRAGLA, from the coding sequence ATGAGACGCACGATGCTCTACCTCCCCGGCAACAACCCCAACATGCTCACGCGCGGCTACCTCTTCGGCTCGGACGGAGTAGTCCTCGACCTCGAAGACGCCGTCGCGATGGTCGAAAAAGACACCGCGAGGATACTGGTCAGCAAATACCTCAAACAGGGCGAATTCGGCAGCTGCTACGTCTCCGTCCGCATCAACGGAGTAGACACCGAATACTGGAAAGACGACCTCGCGGCCATCGTCCCCAACAAACGCCTCGACGGCATCCGCGTCCCCAAAGTCGAAGACGCCGGCACCGTCAAAATAATAGACGAAGAACTCTCCCGTCTCGAAGAAAAAAACGGACTTCCCGTCGGTAAACTCACCCTCCACTGCCTCCTCGAAACCGCGCACGGCATCTGGAACGCCTATGAAATAGCCAAAGCCTCGCCGCGCATAGAGGCCATCATCCCCGGAGGAGAAGACCTCAGAGCCGACCTCAAAACCAACCGTTCAGACGACAGCACCGAACTCGAATGGGCCAGAAGAATGCTCGTCTTCGCGGCGCGCGCGGCGGGAGTAGAACCTCTGGACACCGTATTCCCGCGCATCACAGACGACGAAGGACTGCGCAAAGAGACAGAATTCATCAAACAGCTTGGCTTCTCGGGCAAATCCATCATCCACCCCAACCAGATAAAAATCATCCACGACATCTTCACCCCCACCGAAGCCGAAATAGCCAAAGCGCAGAAAATAATCGCCGCCGCCAAAGAAGCGGCAGAACGCGGGCAGGGAGCCGTCACCGTAGACGGTAAAATGGTAGACATCCCCGTAGTCAAAAGAGCGGAATACACACTCGTCCGCGCCGGCCTGGCATAA
- a CDS encoding FAD-dependent oxidoreductase, with amino-acid sequence MQRIGLFTPIKINSMELSNRVIMSPMFTNSAAPGGFVSKNTIKHYVDRARSGVGLIMTEHTSVSSHFIHAGLRLQISRDEHIDGFKKLIAAVHDEGCKIGLQIAHSIYGVGRKPHELTNEECYGIIDDFAAGARRAYEAGFDAIELHYAHTYTMADFISRRTNLRTDEFGGDIYGRMFMHLEILKKVRAIVGPDYPLFARISAEEFVLGGNTIVQSRIFAQELVKHGIDCMDVSAGVRFDDAPVKGYSDQRGKPTIEYPDGPNVYLAEEIKKCVDVPVVTVGKLGNPEFADNVIAEGRADMVALARPLIADPMWVRKAKDHRFDRITECLYCTECLYERHDPSAYIHCMRYTCQNACPANVEVPVYLDFARRGMYKEAYQVIQNENPLVLTCGRVCNHLCENMCNRVKIDEPIAIRGIKRFITDWLLEHDGKFPLPPMEPENGKRVAVVGSGPSGLSCAFYLRKKGYEVTVFEALDVVGGMLAVGLPEYRLPADKFAKELELFREMGIEFVTGTKIGEDISIKELRKQGYMAVYIAVGDHNDRKLGVEGEDSEGVTSGVSFLRSVKTGGGCDLRGKEVIVIGGGNVSMDCARTAIRLGAAKVSLFCLEKEDEMPAHPDEVREGKDEGLYVFNGWGPMAISAKEGRADGVTFKKCTAVFDASGRFNPSYDESAQMKVHADFVICAIGQALSREVAAGDEELVDIRGNVIKAAYRGTTATPWIFAGGDCATGPDSVVGGVNRGKEAASSIDRYLGGDGQVIAHKYIKREMSKPIDENPTPREKMPALSPEERKSCFCEVEKGFCEGQIAKEAGRCLRCDVLKVSRL; translated from the coding sequence ATGCAGCGAATCGGCCTTTTTACACCTATCAAAATAAATTCGATGGAACTGAGCAACAGGGTCATCATGTCGCCGATGTTTACCAACTCGGCGGCTCCCGGAGGGTTTGTCTCGAAGAATACCATCAAGCATTATGTGGACCGCGCCCGTTCCGGCGTCGGCCTGATCATGACCGAGCATACGAGCGTCAGCTCGCACTTCATCCACGCGGGGCTGCGTCTGCAGATCAGCCGCGACGAGCATATCGACGGTTTTAAAAAACTTATCGCCGCCGTGCATGACGAAGGCTGCAAGATCGGCCTGCAGATCGCGCATTCGATTTACGGCGTAGGCAGGAAACCGCACGAACTGACCAACGAAGAGTGCTACGGCATCATCGACGACTTCGCCGCCGGCGCGCGCCGCGCCTACGAGGCGGGCTTCGACGCCATAGAGCTTCATTACGCGCATACCTACACGATGGCGGATTTCATCTCGCGCCGCACCAACCTGCGCACCGACGAATTCGGCGGTGACATATACGGCAGGATGTTCATGCATCTTGAGATACTAAAGAAGGTGCGCGCCATCGTCGGCCCGGATTACCCGCTCTTCGCGCGCATCAGCGCCGAAGAATTTGTCCTCGGAGGCAACACGATAGTACAGAGCCGCATCTTCGCGCAGGAGCTTGTCAAGCACGGCATCGACTGTATGGACGTCTCCGCCGGCGTGCGCTTCGACGACGCGCCCGTCAAGGGATACTCGGACCAGCGAGGCAAACCGACGATCGAATACCCAGACGGCCCCAACGTCTACCTCGCGGAAGAGATCAAAAAATGTGTCGACGTGCCCGTGGTCACCGTGGGCAAACTCGGCAACCCCGAGTTTGCCGACAACGTCATCGCCGAGGGGCGCGCCGACATGGTGGCGCTGGCCCGTCCGCTGATCGCCGACCCGATGTGGGTGCGCAAGGCAAAGGACCATCGCTTCGACCGCATCACGGAATGCCTCTACTGTACGGAATGCCTCTACGAACGCCACGACCCTTCGGCCTATATCCACTGCATGAGATATACCTGCCAGAACGCCTGCCCGGCCAATGTCGAAGTCCCTGTCTATCTCGACTTCGCGCGGCGCGGCATGTACAAAGAGGCCTATCAGGTGATCCAGAACGAAAACCCGCTCGTCCTCACCTGCGGCCGCGTCTGCAACCACCTCTGCGAAAATATGTGCAACCGCGTCAAGATCGACGAACCGATCGCCATCCGCGGCATCAAGCGCTTCATCACCGACTGGCTGCTCGAGCACGACGGTAAGTTCCCGCTGCCGCCGATGGAACCGGAAAACGGCAAACGCGTCGCCGTCGTCGGTTCCGGCCCTTCGGGACTTTCCTGCGCCTTCTATCTGCGGAAAAAAGGCTACGAAGTGACCGTCTTTGAAGCGCTTGACGTGGTCGGCGGCATGCTGGCGGTCGGCCTTCCCGAATATCGGCTGCCGGCTGATAAATTTGCCAAAGAGCTTGAACTGTTCAGGGAAATGGGCATCGAATTTGTGACGGGAACTAAAATCGGAGAGGACATTTCGATCAAAGAACTGCGGAAACAGGGCTACATGGCCGTCTACATCGCCGTCGGCGACCACAACGACCGCAAACTTGGCGTCGAGGGCGAGGATTCCGAGGGCGTGACCTCCGGCGTCTCATTCCTGCGCTCGGTAAAGACCGGCGGCGGCTGTGACCTGCGCGGCAAAGAGGTCATCGTCATAGGCGGAGGAAACGTCTCCATGGACTGCGCGCGGACGGCGATACGCCTCGGCGCGGCGAAAGTATCACTCTTCTGCCTTGAAAAAGAGGATGAAATGCCGGCTCACCCAGACGAAGTCAGAGAGGGTAAAGATGAGGGGCTTTACGTATTCAACGGCTGGGGCCCGATGGCGATCTCCGCGAAAGAGGGACGCGCCGACGGGGTGACATTTAAAAAATGCACCGCCGTCTTTGACGCGTCGGGGCGTTTCAACCCCTCTTATGACGAAAGCGCGCAGATGAAAGTTCACGCCGATTTCGTGATCTGTGCTATCGGCCAGGCCCTGAGCCGCGAAGTGGCGGCGGGCGACGAAGAGCTTGTAGACATCCGCGGCAACGTGATCAAAGCGGCATACCGCGGGACCACCGCCACGCCGTGGATATTCGCCGGCGGCGACTGCGCCACCGGCCCCGATTCCGTCGTAGGCGGCGTAAACCGCGGCAAAGAGGCGGCCTCTTCCATCGACCGCTACCTCGGAGGCGACGGACAGGTGATCGCGCACAAATATATTAAGAGAGAAATGAGCAAGCCGATAGACGAAAACCCGACGCCGCGCGAAAAGATGCCGGCGCTCTCACCAGAAGAGCGTAAGAGCTGCTTCTGCGAAGTCGAAAAAGGATTCTGCGAAGGACAGATCGCCAAAGAGGCCGGCAGATGCCTGCGCTGCGACGTCCTCAAGGTGAGTCGCCTTTAA